One genomic region from uncultured Cohaesibacter sp. encodes:
- the pepN gene encoding aminopeptidase N — protein sequence MSQDNSVVRLEDYTPTPYSIDHVSLTVRLDPLETLVTSTLSIAPREGGSKDAVLTLDGDDLVFVSARLNGDVLDACAYSASQDQFILKNPPQEAFTLELVTKLAPQENTQLMGLYRSNGAYCTQCEAEGFRRITYFYDRPDVLCVYDVRIEAPVEVRYLLANGNLVDSGSMSTPEGYPEDQHWHYACWKDPFPKPSYLFALVAGDLAQVEDHFVTRSGRDITLHIYVEHGKEDRVDHAMDSLKRSMKWDEDVFDREYDLDIFMIVAVSDFNMGAMENKGLNVFNDKYVLAKPETATDTDYALIEGVIAHEYFHNWTGNRITCRDWFQLCLKEGLTVFRDQEFSSDMRSRPVKRISDVQQLRARQFPEDSGPLAHQVRPEVYSEINNFYTSTVYEKGAEVCRMLETLLGKEGFKAGLDLYFDRFDGQAVTIEDFIASFEEACSVDLSQFALWYRQAGTPDLVATYSYDAAREQISLSIEQSCPPTPGQPTKKVMHIPVRFGLVGRDGSPVAFASVVDAVSGQEIGKSDCTVLEIRERQHKFILTGVSKDAIPSLLRGFSAPVHLRTNLTHDDYLCLMGHDTDPFNRWEAAQFILMDHLVHQTRALQAGETVSSRTLDSSILEALKACLMDDSLEHAFRAQLLQLPIESDVGREIGNNVDPDAIHQARESLRHALSTALGDSLIDLYMALDDKDTSFRSDASSAGRRALRNGLLDLALARKEEAISDLAVAHYHNATNMTDRFAALASLTRNEMPAANALLDDFHAEFTNDALVIDKWLSLQASAPQEETLQRVKDLLSHPSFSMNNPNRVRSLIGAFAMNNQVQFNRKDGEGFKLVADIIIELDKSNPQTAARLANNFRSWKALEPERQGQAKKELLRIANTESLSKDVADIANRCLQ from the coding sequence ATGTCCCAAGATAATAGCGTCGTAAGACTTGAAGACTACACCCCTACGCCTTACTCGATTGATCACGTTTCACTGACTGTTCGGCTGGACCCGCTTGAAACGTTGGTGACATCGACCTTGTCGATTGCCCCCAGAGAGGGAGGCTCCAAGGACGCAGTGCTCACACTGGATGGTGATGATCTCGTTTTTGTATCGGCGCGCCTGAATGGAGACGTCCTTGACGCGTGCGCTTACAGCGCATCTCAAGATCAGTTCATCCTGAAAAACCCACCGCAAGAAGCTTTCACTCTGGAGCTGGTAACGAAGCTCGCGCCGCAAGAGAACACCCAGCTTATGGGTCTCTACCGCTCAAATGGCGCCTATTGCACCCAGTGTGAAGCTGAAGGCTTCCGCCGTATCACTTATTTCTATGACAGGCCGGATGTGTTGTGCGTGTATGACGTCCGCATCGAAGCCCCTGTTGAGGTAAGATATCTGCTGGCCAACGGTAACCTCGTGGATAGTGGCTCCATGTCTACCCCAGAAGGTTACCCGGAAGATCAGCACTGGCATTATGCCTGCTGGAAGGACCCCTTCCCCAAACCCTCCTACCTGTTTGCCCTCGTGGCAGGCGATCTAGCGCAGGTGGAAGATCATTTTGTCACCCGCTCAGGCCGAGACATCACACTGCATATATATGTAGAGCATGGCAAAGAGGATCGGGTTGATCACGCTATGGACTCGCTCAAGCGCTCCATGAAGTGGGACGAGGACGTTTTTGATCGTGAATATGATCTCGACATATTCATGATCGTTGCCGTTTCCGACTTCAACATGGGGGCCATGGAGAATAAGGGGCTCAACGTCTTCAACGACAAATATGTGCTGGCAAAACCCGAGACGGCCACAGACACCGACTATGCGCTAATCGAAGGCGTGATCGCGCATGAATATTTCCATAACTGGACGGGCAACCGGATCACATGTCGCGACTGGTTCCAACTATGCCTGAAGGAAGGCCTGACGGTTTTCCGCGATCAGGAATTTTCGTCCGACATGCGCTCACGTCCAGTAAAACGCATTTCAGATGTACAGCAGCTGCGTGCGCGTCAGTTCCCTGAGGATAGCGGCCCCCTCGCCCATCAGGTACGGCCTGAAGTCTATTCCGAGATCAACAACTTCTATACCTCGACAGTCTATGAAAAAGGCGCAGAGGTTTGCCGGATGCTGGAAACTTTGCTTGGAAAAGAAGGTTTCAAAGCTGGGCTCGATCTCTATTTTGATCGTTTCGATGGCCAAGCCGTCACGATTGAAGATTTCATCGCCTCCTTCGAGGAAGCCTGCTCGGTTGACCTTAGCCAGTTTGCCCTCTGGTATCGTCAGGCGGGCACGCCGGATCTCGTTGCCACTTATTCCTATGATGCTGCGCGCGAGCAGATATCTCTTTCCATTGAGCAGTCCTGTCCGCCAACTCCCGGTCAGCCGACCAAGAAGGTCATGCATATTCCGGTCCGTTTCGGACTTGTTGGGCGTGATGGCAGTCCCGTTGCCTTTGCTTCCGTTGTAGATGCCGTTTCCGGGCAGGAAATAGGAAAGTCCGATTGCACCGTTCTGGAGATCCGTGAACGCCAGCATAAATTCATCCTGACCGGCGTAAGCAAGGATGCAATCCCATCGCTGCTGCGGGGCTTTTCTGCTCCGGTGCATCTGCGGACCAACCTGACCCATGATGACTATCTTTGCCTGATGGGGCACGACACGGATCCCTTCAATCGCTGGGAAGCGGCACAGTTCATCCTGATGGATCATTTGGTGCATCAGACACGCGCCTTACAGGCTGGAGAGACCGTTTCATCACGTACGCTGGATAGCAGCATTCTGGAAGCTCTCAAGGCCTGTCTCATGGATGACAGCCTCGAGCATGCTTTCCGCGCACAGCTGCTTCAGCTTCCAATCGAGTCCGATGTTGGCCGCGAAATCGGCAATAATGTAGATCCTGATGCAATCCATCAGGCGCGCGAAAGTTTGCGTCACGCTCTTTCGACTGCCCTGGGTGATAGTCTCATTGATCTTTACATGGCGCTGGACGACAAGGACACCAGCTTCCGGTCAGACGCTTCTTCTGCGGGACGACGCGCCTTGCGAAACGGGCTGCTCGATCTGGCGCTGGCTCGCAAGGAAGAGGCTATCTCCGATCTGGCAGTGGCACATTATCACAACGCGACCAATATGACAGACCGGTTTGCGGCTCTTGCCAGCCTGACACGCAATGAAATGCCTGCTGCAAATGCGCTGCTTGATGATTTCCACGCTGAATTCACAAATGATGCACTGGTTATCGACAAGTGGTTATCTTTGCAGGCCTCCGCACCACAAGAGGAAACATTGCAACGGGTCAAGGATCTGCTCTCTCATCCATCCTTCTCGATGAACAACCCGAACCGGGTACGCTCGCTCATTGGGGCCTTTGCCATGAACAATCAGGTACAGTTCAATCGCAAGGATGGAGAAGGGTTTAAGCTGGTTGCTGATATCATCATCGAACTGGACAAATCCAACCCACAAACGGCGGCTCGACTGGCCAACAACTTCCGCTCATGGAAGGCACTGGAGCCTGAACGACAGGGACAGGCCAAGAAAGAACTTCTGAGAATCGCAAATACCGAGAGCCTATCGAAAGATGTTGCTGATATCGCAAATCGGTGCTTGCAATGA
- a CDS encoding ATP-binding protein gives MTQAGIASAPKEARFRLFGATPNGHEPHVSGPARLLADPSYFQRVREEPWLRRIIPAVILVFITIVGVMRTDDLLGEREEIQATSSQQLQLIAALTTERVAQRLDQFKRDAVASASQSDPQAQSNTAASLASADAEKAKPTEAEVEYAGEGLSSTAKTASRPSKEMLQSWLEEAMPAMDISSNYQIYQTDATGMIVASIPTLTNDMRKTQIDLLGRAQVFSTIGASAGVFDVTTSDKKDALATVHHLGGGRGAITVLVPTDDLFNGWRADVTRNAIIFVMMSAIILLVVYAFFSQGARAREADSIFEATVQRMDAALHHSRSGLWDWDLGNGHIYWSPSMFDLLGMERSDELLSFATINERMHPEDGNLHQHVQDLLSSEQSMMDRRFRMRHEDGRWIWIQIRAELTVSPKDRLHLMGVVMDVSQQIEQAENDKLADIRLRDAVDTISEAFVLWDKDSKLVLCNRPYRTLHNLPENEEIIGRSYNEIMDSGQPHVIDIEDDNGIDESQILLDRVSTSPKAARSYKVQLADGRWLQISERRTRDGGFVSVGTDISNLKLQEQRLLESEQQLIASVSDLRKSRQTLEMQAQQLVVLTEQYAKEKENAEIANRAKSQFLANISHELRTPLNAIIGFSEVMKQEIFGEHSTDKYKDYSKDIHSSGSYLLGLIDDILNMSRLEDGEVDLKPAELDLASLVRETYENSIDEQANDRQLTLKDELPDTLQAYADPNLIEQVLLNLLDNAVKFSKEGGQIALRGEIKDGYSYLTISDTGVGIPQDAIDRMGSPFEQVQNQFTKSHKGSGLGLSISRTIICLSGGTMKIRSRIGQGTRITICLPSKMRGVTPDMATLSQTKHPQQLSATTH, from the coding sequence ATGACGCAGGCGGGCATAGCCAGCGCGCCCAAAGAGGCAAGATTCAGATTATTCGGAGCGACACCGAATGGTCATGAGCCTCATGTATCCGGCCCGGCCCGCCTATTGGCTGATCCTTCCTATTTCCAGCGCGTCCGCGAAGAGCCTTGGCTGCGTCGTATTATCCCGGCTGTCATTCTCGTTTTCATCACAATTGTTGGAGTCATGCGCACCGATGACCTGCTTGGTGAACGCGAAGAGATCCAAGCCACTTCCAGTCAGCAATTGCAGCTGATAGCAGCTTTGACAACCGAGCGCGTAGCGCAGCGCCTGGACCAATTCAAACGGGATGCGGTCGCATCAGCGAGCCAATCAGATCCCCAAGCTCAGTCGAATACCGCAGCATCGCTTGCATCAGCTGATGCTGAAAAAGCAAAACCAACCGAAGCAGAAGTCGAATATGCTGGCGAAGGGTTGAGCTCAACGGCGAAAACAGCGAGCCGCCCAAGCAAGGAAATGCTCCAGAGCTGGCTTGAAGAAGCCATGCCCGCCATGGATATTTCCTCCAACTATCAGATTTATCAAACGGATGCGACCGGCATGATCGTCGCGTCCATTCCGACGCTCACAAATGATATGCGCAAGACGCAAATCGATCTTCTAGGGCGCGCTCAGGTCTTTTCTACCATTGGTGCGAGCGCCGGTGTGTTTGATGTCACTACCAGCGACAAGAAAGATGCCTTGGCGACGGTTCATCATCTCGGTGGAGGCCGTGGTGCGATCACGGTGTTGGTGCCGACCGATGATCTATTCAATGGATGGCGCGCCGATGTCACGCGCAATGCCATCATCTTTGTCATGATGAGTGCGATCATCCTTCTGGTTGTCTACGCCTTTTTCAGTCAAGGAGCCCGTGCCAGAGAGGCGGACAGCATCTTCGAAGCCACTGTGCAGCGGATGGATGCGGCCTTGCACCACTCCCGCTCTGGCCTCTGGGACTGGGATCTTGGCAATGGCCACATCTACTGGTCTCCTTCCATGTTTGATCTGCTTGGCATGGAGCGGTCCGACGAGCTTCTCAGCTTTGCAACCATTAACGAGCGCATGCATCCTGAGGATGGCAATCTGCATCAGCATGTGCAGGATCTGCTTTCCTCAGAGCAGTCGATGATGGATCGCCGGTTCAGAATGCGTCATGAAGACGGCCGCTGGATCTGGATTCAGATCCGCGCAGAGCTTACCGTCTCTCCCAAAGATCGGCTGCATCTGATGGGCGTCGTCATGGATGTCTCCCAGCAAATCGAGCAGGCCGAGAATGACAAGCTGGCCGATATTCGCCTCAGGGATGCCGTGGACACCATTTCGGAAGCCTTTGTTCTGTGGGACAAAGACAGCAAACTAGTGCTCTGCAACAGACCGTACCGGACGTTGCACAATCTGCCAGAGAATGAGGAAATTATCGGGCGCAGCTACAATGAGATCATGGATAGCGGCCAGCCACATGTCATCGACATTGAAGACGACAACGGCATTGATGAAAGCCAGATCCTGCTTGATCGCGTAAGTACCTCACCGAAGGCTGCGCGCAGCTACAAGGTTCAGCTTGCAGATGGACGCTGGCTGCAGATCAGCGAGCGCCGCACACGCGATGGCGGCTTTGTGTCGGTGGGTACGGATATTTCCAATCTCAAACTGCAAGAACAGCGCTTGCTCGAGAGCGAGCAACAGCTCATTGCATCGGTATCCGATTTGAGAAAATCTCGACAGACTCTGGAAATGCAGGCCCAACAATTGGTCGTTCTTACCGAACAATATGCCAAGGAAAAAGAGAATGCCGAGATCGCCAACCGCGCCAAATCTCAGTTTCTTGCAAATATTTCCCACGAATTACGCACTCCGCTCAACGCCATCATCGGCTTTTCCGAAGTCATGAAACAAGAGATTTTTGGAGAGCACTCAACCGATAAATACAAGGACTATTCCAAGGACATCCATTCAAGCGGCTCCTACCTTCTGGGCCTCATTGACGACATCCTGAATATGTCCCGTCTGGAAGATGGAGAAGTGGATCTCAAGCCTGCAGAGCTTGATCTTGCCTCCCTCGTCAGAGAAACCTACGAGAACAGCATCGACGAGCAGGCCAATGACCGGCAGCTGACGTTGAAGGATGAACTGCCAGACACGCTTCAGGCCTATGCAGACCCCAATCTGATCGAACAGGTTCTGCTCAACCTGCTCGACAATGCCGTTAAATTCTCCAAGGAAGGTGGCCAGATTGCACTAAGGGGTGAAATCAAGGATGGCTATAGCTATCTGACCATATCAGACACAGGTGTTGGCATACCGCAGGACGCGATAGATCGCATGGGCAGCCCGTTTGAACAGGTGCAGAACCAGTTTACCAAGAGCCACAAGGGCTCCGGTCTTGGCTTATCCATCTCGCGCACAATTATCTGCCTTTCCGGCGGGACGATGAAGATCCGCTCCCGAATTGGTCAGGGCACACGCATAACCATTTGTCTGCCGAGCAAAATGCGTGGCGTTACGCCTGATATGGCAACGCTGAGCCAGACCAAACACCCTCAGCAATTGAGCGCAACCACCCACTAG
- a CDS encoding ATP-binding protein, translating to MSLGSINKTMRTTAFKLSAIYLIIFSIFAIFLIVYISLNTQLLMTRQLNSTIEAEVRGLVEQYRSGGMPGLVKVIEERSRRPGASLYLVTDSRGHYVAGNVAALPKWVLDERGALEQSVPYQRLGEPERKEYNAVVSVYEMFGGYRLLVGRDVGEREIFRKVVEQAFIVSAILMIVLALLSWMFVSRKVLKRIDAIAEASGNIMRGQLDERLPVTQAGDEFDRLSENLNTMLSRIEMLMKGLKEVSDNIAHDLKTPLTRLRNRVEVTLASENGDSESYREALEQTLEESDTLIRTFDALLRIARVEAKSTQIEKCALDIGAIASDMAELYEPVAEDEGAVLTWEAESDCLIRGNRELVSQAVANLVDNALKYAVRHVAEQREKSAKEGSGILPDVARIHISVKRNGEKPENSDAIDPRPITLKIADNGQGIAKEDRARVLQRFVRLDKSRSQPGSGLGLSLVNAVASLHEAHIELGDNEPGLVFSIHFPPDEVAAADKMAKESD from the coding sequence ATGTCGCTTGGATCGATCAACAAGACAATGCGCACAACAGCTTTCAAGCTGAGCGCGATCTATTTGATCATTTTCTCTATCTTCGCGATTTTCCTGATCGTCTATATTTCCCTCAATACCCAACTTTTGATGACGCGCCAGCTCAACTCGACCATTGAGGCCGAGGTGCGGGGGCTGGTTGAGCAATATCGCTCCGGTGGCATGCCCGGACTGGTCAAGGTCATCGAAGAACGATCCAGACGCCCAGGTGCCAGCCTCTATCTGGTGACAGATAGCCGTGGGCATTATGTGGCGGGCAATGTTGCGGCATTGCCAAAGTGGGTTCTGGATGAGCGTGGAGCGCTGGAACAATCCGTGCCTTATCAGCGTTTGGGTGAACCTGAGCGCAAGGAATATAACGCCGTTGTCAGTGTTTACGAGATGTTCGGCGGGTACAGGCTGCTCGTCGGGCGCGACGTGGGGGAACGGGAAATCTTCCGCAAGGTGGTGGAGCAGGCCTTCATCGTTTCTGCCATTCTGATGATCGTCTTGGCGCTGCTGTCGTGGATGTTCGTTTCGCGTAAGGTGCTCAAGCGCATTGATGCCATTGCAGAAGCCTCTGGCAATATCATGCGTGGACAGTTGGATGAACGTTTGCCGGTGACGCAAGCTGGCGACGAGTTCGACCGGCTTTCGGAAAATCTCAACACCATGCTCTCGCGCATCGAAATGCTGATGAAGGGCCTCAAGGAAGTTTCCGATAATATCGCTCATGACTTGAAGACCCCGCTGACACGGCTGCGCAACAGGGTTGAAGTGACGCTGGCCTCAGAGAATGGCGATAGCGAGAGCTATCGTGAAGCACTGGAGCAGACGCTTGAGGAATCCGATACCCTGATCCGCACCTTCGATGCTCTTCTGCGCATTGCCCGCGTGGAAGCCAAATCTACCCAGATAGAAAAATGTGCGTTGGATATCGGAGCGATCGCCTCTGATATGGCCGAACTCTATGAACCCGTCGCCGAGGACGAGGGAGCGGTTTTGACATGGGAAGCCGAGTCAGATTGTCTCATCCGTGGCAATCGTGAACTGGTTAGCCAAGCGGTGGCTAATCTCGTCGACAATGCCCTCAAATATGCTGTTCGGCATGTGGCTGAACAACGCGAAAAGAGTGCTAAAGAGGGAAGCGGGATACTTCCTGACGTCGCTCGGATCCATATCTCTGTCAAACGCAACGGAGAAAAGCCCGAAAATAGTGATGCAATTGACCCGCGCCCGATTACTCTGAAAATTGCGGATAATGGGCAGGGGATTGCGAAGGAGGATCGGGCGCGCGTCTTGCAGCGTTTCGTGCGTCTCGATAAAAGTCGTAGCCAGCCGGGTTCGGGGTTGGGGCTCAGCCTTGTTAATGCCGTTGCAAGCTTGCATGAGGCACATATAGAGCTTGGTGACAATGAACCTGGTCTCGTTTTCTCCATCCATTTTCCACCGGACGAGGTAGCCGCCGCGGATAAGATGGCAAAAGAAAGCGATTGA
- a CDS encoding bifunctional [glutamine synthetase] adenylyltransferase/[glutamine synthetase]-adenylyl-L-tyrosine phosphorylase encodes MSAAKIRKGVDAFWLEAKALPQEGGLDDQLSLLLESCQKLQESDPEAEGELSTLYAALQQEPLKGLLAGICSTSSFLRDLMVQKPKRLSDILGQSAGERIDALAASAIDEIQESEASVMRHLRLIKQDAALTIALADLAGLWSVKQVTNALTKIADATLRGALRFVLRDYHRRGKVTLPHPDDPELECGFVALAMGKHGAGELNYSSDIDLIILYDSTSGCCDDPYEMNRTYVRFTRQLVKIMQERTADGYVFRTDLRLRPDPGSTPPAVAILAALQYYESMGQNWERAALIKARPCAGDIAAGDAFLHEITPFIWRKYFDYAALADVHSIKRQIHAHKGHGSVAINGHNVKLGRGGIREIEFFVQTQQLIAGGRNPDLRGRETIPMLSELVGLTWISERARDELSQCYEFLRKVEHRIQMQRDEQTHMMPQSDDGVAQIGRMMGYASVDAFKRDLRDTLECVQGHYSNLFKEEQALGAEGGGNLVFTGEDYDPSTIETLTEMGFQNPKEVINTVRSWHFGRYPAMRSAKARERLTEFTPDLLAALGKTDNPDTSFLSFHAFLKALPSGVQVFSLLRNNPQLFETLIIILGAAPRLARTMGRRPRVIDALLDPAFLGDILERDYLDAQLQKALSEATCFEDALDSARIFGQEQLFLIGVRILMGIISASQAGAAYAMLAGVIIRHMLEHSQKELEERHGKMPGGQVAVIAMGKLGGREMTASSDLDLMLIYDFDEDAKFSDGKKPLAASQYYARLTQRLITALSAPTAEGDLYEVDFRLRPSGNSGPLATSFKSFRSYHTSDAWTWEHMALTRARIIAGDDGFCKKVRKEIVSILSRPRDEQSIKRDIAQMRARIEREKRTSDIWNIKQIPGGLVDVEFIAQGLQLMHAHKHPEILHTSTAQSLRLCVDRGLVNNADADILLPAIRLYHDVTQILRVCLSESFDPNKAAAALKDVVVRASQEIDMRSLEEKLSEFQTDTRACFVRLVGPVEEGKD; translated from the coding sequence ATGAGTGCCGCAAAAATCAGGAAAGGCGTTGACGCTTTCTGGCTGGAGGCAAAAGCTCTTCCGCAAGAAGGGGGCTTGGATGACCAACTATCCCTGTTGCTGGAAAGTTGCCAGAAGCTGCAAGAGAGTGATCCTGAAGCTGAAGGCGAACTCTCAACTCTCTATGCTGCTCTCCAGCAGGAGCCGCTGAAAGGCCTGCTGGCTGGTATTTGCAGCACATCCTCTTTCTTACGCGATCTGATGGTGCAAAAGCCCAAAAGGCTTTCTGACATTCTCGGTCAGTCCGCCGGTGAGCGCATTGATGCCTTGGCTGCAAGCGCCATTGATGAAATACAGGAAAGCGAAGCATCTGTGATGCGTCATCTGCGCCTCATCAAACAAGATGCCGCTTTGACCATTGCGTTGGCCGATCTGGCAGGATTGTGGAGCGTAAAGCAGGTCACCAATGCCTTGACGAAAATCGCAGACGCAACGCTACGCGGCGCGTTGCGCTTTGTGCTGCGCGACTATCATCGTCGCGGCAAGGTTACATTACCGCATCCGGATGACCCAGAACTGGAATGCGGTTTCGTTGCTCTTGCTATGGGCAAACATGGCGCTGGCGAGCTCAACTATTCATCCGATATCGATCTGATCATCCTCTATGATTCCACAAGTGGCTGTTGCGACGATCCTTACGAAATGAACCGGACTTATGTGCGTTTCACCCGGCAACTCGTCAAGATCATGCAGGAGAGAACAGCGGATGGCTATGTGTTCCGCACGGATCTGCGCCTTCGTCCCGATCCGGGTTCAACGCCGCCTGCTGTGGCCATTCTGGCGGCGCTGCAATATTATGAGAGCATGGGGCAGAACTGGGAACGAGCTGCCCTGATCAAGGCGCGCCCATGTGCGGGCGATATCGCCGCCGGGGATGCCTTCCTGCATGAAATTACCCCCTTTATCTGGCGCAAATATTTCGATTATGCAGCGCTCGCCGACGTGCATTCCATCAAGCGCCAGATTCACGCCCACAAGGGGCATGGCTCGGTTGCGATCAATGGTCATAATGTGAAGCTGGGACGGGGCGGCATTCGCGAGATCGAGTTTTTCGTCCAAACCCAGCAGCTCATCGCTGGGGGGCGTAATCCGGATTTGCGAGGTCGGGAGACCATTCCCATGCTGTCCGAGCTTGTCGGTCTGACGTGGATTTCAGAGCGCGCGCGGGATGAGTTGAGCCAATGCTACGAATTCCTGCGCAAGGTTGAGCATCGCATTCAGATGCAGCGCGACGAGCAGACCCACATGATGCCCCAAAGCGATGATGGCGTTGCACAAATCGGCCGTATGATGGGTTATGCTTCTGTCGATGCCTTCAAGCGTGATCTGCGCGACACGTTGGAATGTGTGCAGGGGCATTATTCCAATCTCTTCAAGGAAGAGCAGGCTTTGGGAGCAGAAGGGGGAGGCAACCTTGTCTTCACCGGCGAGGACTACGACCCCAGCACAATTGAAACGCTGACCGAAATGGGCTTTCAGAATCCCAAGGAGGTCATCAATACTGTTCGCAGTTGGCATTTCGGGCGCTATCCGGCCATGCGCTCAGCCAAGGCACGGGAACGCTTGACCGAGTTTACGCCCGATCTATTGGCAGCTCTTGGCAAGACGGACAACCCGGATACATCCTTCCTGTCGTTCCATGCCTTTCTCAAGGCGTTGCCATCAGGGGTACAGGTCTTCTCCCTGCTACGCAACAATCCGCAGTTGTTTGAAACCCTGATCATTATTCTCGGCGCCGCACCGCGACTTGCCCGCACCATGGGGCGCCGGCCGCGGGTGATCGATGCACTTCTTGATCCGGCTTTTCTGGGCGATATTCTGGAGCGGGACTATCTGGATGCTCAGCTGCAAAAGGCGCTGTCTGAAGCGACCTGCTTTGAAGATGCGCTTGATTCCGCCCGGATTTTCGGACAAGAGCAATTGTTCCTCATCGGCGTACGTATTCTAATGGGCATCATCTCGGCCTCTCAGGCCGGGGCCGCGTATGCCATGCTGGCCGGAGTCATTATTCGGCATATGCTAGAACATTCCCAAAAGGAACTTGAAGAACGTCACGGCAAGATGCCGGGCGGGCAGGTTGCCGTGATCGCTATGGGCAAGCTGGGCGGGCGCGAGATGACTGCATCATCAGACCTCGATCTCATGCTGATCTATGATTTTGATGAGGATGCCAAATTTTCCGATGGCAAAAAGCCTCTCGCAGCAAGTCAATATTACGCACGGCTCACTCAGCGCCTTATCACGGCGCTCTCGGCACCAACCGCAGAAGGGGATCTGTACGAGGTGGATTTCCGTCTGAGGCCTTCCGGCAATTCCGGTCCTCTTGCAACCTCTTTCAAATCCTTCAGGAGTTATCACACCTCCGATGCCTGGACATGGGAGCATATGGCACTCACACGGGCCCGGATCATTGCTGGTGATGATGGCTTTTGCAAAAAGGTGCGAAAGGAGATTGTCTCCATCCTTTCACGCCCAAGAGATGAACAAAGCATCAAACGGGATATCGCCCAGATGCGTGCACGGATCGAGCGGGAGAAGCGCACGTCCGACATCTGGAATATCAAGCAGATTCCCGGCGGTTTGGTGGATGTGGAATTCATTGCCCAAGGTCTTCAGCTTATGCATGCCCATAAGCATCCTGAGATCTTGCATACCAGCACAGCCCAAAGCCTGCGCCTTTGCGTGGATAGAGGTCTGGTTAACAATGCCGACGCCGACATCTTGTTGCCTGCCATTCGGCTTTACCACGATGTGACTCAAATTCTGCGCGTGTGCCTGTCGGAGAGTTTCGATCCCAACAAGGCTGCTGCGGCGCTGAAAGATGTGGTTGTGCGAGCCTCGCAAGAGATCGATATGAGAAGCCTTGAAGAGAAGCTCTCGGAATTCCAGACCGATACAAGAGCCTGCTTTGTTCGGCTGGTTGGCCCAGTGGAAGAAGGCAAGGACTAG